GGGAAAAGGTTAAAGCTCCTCTCTCTTGTTTGCCAGGACCTATGTAAGACGAGGTGGCTAAAATCGCTAGCGGCTGTTTGTAGATCCGCGAAAGAATATCACCAACCTGTAGTCCCCCTCTGGCAAGGCAGATGATCTGGTTGAACTGCCAATTCGATTGATAAATTTTGGCTGCCAGTTGCTCAATTTTTTGGTGATAATCTGACCAAGAAACGTAAAGGTCTGGCATAAGAGTGTAATTTATAGCTAATACTAAAAGGCAAGCTATTTATTGTAGTCTGTTACAAGTTTTTATGAACAATTCTCCCCCTGATGTCCATCCCAAACATGGACCTGAAAGTGAAAAGCTGGACTTAAAAACTAAACTGGCTTATGGGGCAGGGGATTTAGGACCAGCAATTACCTCGGGGATTGGAGTATTCTTTCTCCTGGTTTTCTTCACCAATGTTGCCGGTATCCCGGCAGGTTTGGCGGGTAGCATTCTGCTGATTGGTAAAATCTGGGATGCAGTGAACGATCCGCTTGTAGGAGTGCTAACGGATAAAACTCAATCTCGTCGCTGGGGGCGGCGTCTGCCTTGGTTATTGTATGGGGCGATTCCCTTTGGCATTTTCTTCTTCTTGCAATGGATTGTACCGCGATTTAGTGCTGACCCATCTGCTCAAATGTGGGGGTTGTTTTGGTATTATGTGGCGATCGCGCTGATATCTCAGGTGTTTTACACTGTTGTCAATTTGCCTTATACGGCAATGACTCCAGAACTAACTCAAGATTACGACGAACGCACTACGCTTAACGGCTTTCGCTTTGCTTTTTCCATTGGTGGCAGCATCTTATCGCTAATTTTGGCGCAAGTTATTTTTTCCCATATTGCCGATCGCCAACAACAGTATGTAGTTCTGGCAGCAATCTGTGGAGTCATTGCAGTATTGTCACTGTACTGGTGTATTTGGGGAACCCGCGATCGCGTCATGGCTTTTGAAGCAAAACGCCAGCTGATTGAGGAACCCCCATCTCTCCCCATCGGCGAACAGCTAAAAATTGTTTTTAGTAATAAACCTTTTCTATACGTTATTGGTATATATCTTTTTTCCTGGTTAGCTGTGCAGGTGACAGCCAGCGTTATTCCTTACTTTGTAGTCAACTGGATGGGTTTGAAAGAATCAGATGTACCGACAGTAATTCTTGGGTTTCAAGGCACTGCCCTTTTGATGTTATTTATCTGGAGTGCTTTGAGCCGACGATTTGGGAAAAAAGTTGTTTATTTTATGGGAATGAGTCTGTGGATCATCGCCGAGATCGGAGTGTTTACTTTGCAGCCTGGTCAAATAACTTTGATGTATGCTTTGGCAGTGATGGCAGGTTTCGGTGTTTCCACGGCTTATCTAATTCCCTGGTCAATGATGCCTGATGTAATTGAACTAGATGAACTGAATACCGGACAACGCCGCGAAGGAATCTTTTATGGGTTCATGGTGCTGTTGCAAAAATTCGGTTTAGCCTTCGGGCTGTTTTTGGTGGGAATGTCCTTAGAAGCGTCTGGGTTCAGAGAGGCTGTTCCAGGGCAAAGTACGCTACCCGTACAACCAGAATCAGCACTGCTGGCTATCCGCTTCGCCACTAGCATTCTGCCTGCCTTTTTTTTGATTTGTGGCTTAGTGTTGGCATATTTTTACCCCCTCACCCGTGAGGTGCATGCGGAAATCTTGCTGAAACTTAAAGAGAGGGGCGAGGGGCGAGTGAGTAGGGGCGGGTTTAGGTGAATCGCTAAAATCCGCACTGGCATAGAGCAACTGAAAGAATACCGCACCGCCCTGATTTCATCTGCTGTAACAGGCAAAATTGATATACGAGCCGAGGCATAGCAATGAATACTCTTACATTGAATTTACGCTCAATGGGAGAACTCACCGACGAGCAATTTGAGCAAATAGCCGCCACTAATCAAAACTTGCGGCTAGAGCGCACAGCCAAGGGAGAATTAGTTATCATGCCACCCACAGGCGGAGAAACCGGAGAACGCAACTTGGATGTAGAAGGTCAACTCTGGCTCTGGAACCGTCAAACTCGCCTCGGAAGGGCGTTTAATTCCTCCACAGGTTTCAAGTTGCCAAATGGCGCAACTCGCTCCCC
This window of the Chroococcidiopsis sp. CCMEE 29 genome carries:
- a CDS encoding MFS transporter; the protein is MNNSPPDVHPKHGPESEKLDLKTKLAYGAGDLGPAITSGIGVFFLLVFFTNVAGIPAGLAGSILLIGKIWDAVNDPLVGVLTDKTQSRRWGRRLPWLLYGAIPFGIFFFLQWIVPRFSADPSAQMWGLFWYYVAIALISQVFYTVVNLPYTAMTPELTQDYDERTTLNGFRFAFSIGGSILSLILAQVIFSHIADRQQQYVVLAAICGVIAVLSLYWCIWGTRDRVMAFEAKRQLIEEPPSLPIGEQLKIVFSNKPFLYVIGIYLFSWLAVQVTASVIPYFVVNWMGLKESDVPTVILGFQGTALLMLFIWSALSRRFGKKVVYFMGMSLWIIAEIGVFTLQPGQITLMYALAVMAGFGVSTAYLIPWSMMPDVIELDELNTGQRREGIFYGFMVLLQKFGLAFGLFLVGMSLEASGFREAVPGQSTLPVQPESALLAIRFATSILPAFFLICGLVLAYFYPLTREVHAEILLKLKERGEGRVSRGGFR